In Longimicrobium sp., a single genomic region encodes these proteins:
- a CDS encoding NAD-dependent protein deacetylase: protein MTADAIAAAETETLQPLVELLRGRRAVVLAGAGCSTESGIPDYRGPEGSLRARKPMQYQEFVRSEASRVRYWARSTVGWRRIAEARPNAAHHALASLEDVGVVRGIITQNVDGLHHAAGSRRVVELHGSLAQVRCLGCGSLVGRDAFQARLMALNAEWAERLDAGAEQAPDGDAELPGEAVESFRVPGCERCGGVMKPDVVFFGENVPAAWVDEAWRLFGEADVLLVLGSSLTVYSGRRFIYRAQEQGMPIAVVNLGPTRADEMAAVKVEGRLGRILPELAEALRRG, encoded by the coding sequence GTGACTGCCGACGCGATTGCCGCTGCCGAGACCGAAACGCTGCAGCCGCTGGTGGAGCTGCTCCGCGGGCGGCGCGCCGTGGTGCTGGCAGGGGCGGGGTGCAGCACGGAGTCCGGCATCCCCGACTACCGCGGGCCGGAGGGGAGCCTGCGCGCGCGGAAGCCCATGCAGTACCAGGAGTTCGTGCGCAGCGAGGCATCACGGGTGCGCTACTGGGCGCGGAGCACCGTGGGGTGGCGGCGGATCGCGGAGGCGCGGCCGAACGCGGCGCACCACGCGCTGGCCAGCCTGGAAGACGTCGGCGTCGTACGGGGGATCATCACGCAGAACGTGGATGGGCTGCACCACGCCGCGGGGAGTCGGCGCGTGGTGGAACTGCACGGGTCGCTGGCGCAGGTGCGGTGCCTGGGGTGCGGGTCGCTGGTCGGACGGGACGCGTTCCAGGCGCGGCTCATGGCGCTGAACGCGGAGTGGGCGGAGCGGCTGGACGCCGGGGCGGAGCAGGCGCCGGACGGCGACGCCGAGCTGCCGGGGGAGGCGGTGGAGAGCTTCCGCGTGCCCGGCTGTGAAAGGTGCGGCGGGGTGATGAAGCCGGACGTGGTGTTCTTCGGCGAGAACGTGCCGGCGGCGTGGGTGGACGAGGCGTGGCGACTGTTCGGCGAGGCGGACGTGCTGCTGGTGCTGGGGTCGTCGCTGACGGTGTACTCCGGACGGCGGTTCATCTACCGTGCGCAGGAGCAGGGGATGCCGATCGCGGTGGTGAACCTGGGCCCCACGCGGGCGGACGAGATGGCGGCGGTGAAGGTGGAGGGGCGGCTCGGCCGCATCCTGCCCGAGCTGGCGGAGGCGCTGCGGCGCGGGTGA